A region of Schistosoma mansoni strain Puerto Rico chromosome 1, complete genome DNA encodes the following proteins:
- a CDS encoding cerebellin-related yields the protein MYIELCIITKYNFKKKSFILGVEFSWKEKKVVEMVFNKNINLTKLQLSRLNNQLQTIQNRIAFFAGLEFNVVEKPLDENPKLIMNKVITNLGNAYNPITGEFIAPVNGIYILFLAISAQGKSRAVVRLMHNEKQIFDVWSESSPWATATNQGILQMYKGDRAWLAIRDGAYFLHGYMYSTFSGYLLFDINNNETIDIP from the exons atgtatattgaACTTTGTATCATAACAAAATATAACTTCAAGAAAAAAAGCTTCATTTTGGGTGTTGAGTTCAGTTGGAAAGAAAAGAAAGTTGTAGAAATGGTCTTTAATAAAA ATATTAACTTAACTAAATTACAGCTGAGTAGATTGAATAATCAGCTACAAACAATACAGAATAGAATAGCATTTTTTGCCGGTCTCGAATTTAATGTCGTTGAAAAACCATTAGACGAAAATCCTAAATTGATAATGAACAAAGTTATCACGAATTTGGGCAATGCATACAATCCAATAACCGGGGAATTCATTGCACCAGTGAAtggtatttatattttatttctagCCATTTCCGCTCAAGGGAAATCAAGA GCGGTTGTACGTTTAATGCACAACGAGAAGCAAATATTTGATGTTTGGTCTGAAAGCTCTCCATGGGCTACAGCTACAAATCAAGGGATTCTACAAATGTATAAAGGTGATCGTGCATGGTTGGCCATACGTGATGGAGCTTATTTTCTACATGGTTATATGTATTCAACATTCTCTGggtatttattatttgatataaataataatgaaacaattGACATTCCATAA